The nucleotide window CCTTCCTCTTGGCGGGGTTTGGGGCGGAGCCCCAATAAAATCTTCTTTTCCAATTATTTTTATCCGAGGGTTAATAGACAGCCTCTTATACTCCTCAACGAATCATCTGGTCTTGTCCAAACGGAGATACCACGCATGCGCCTACGATCCAAATGCAGACTTCCATTGCTGGCCATTCTGATCGGGGGATTGCTGTTGCCTTACCCGCTGCTGGCCGAAGAGGTGACAACCCAACCCAACAATCTGGAAAAACTGGGCGATCTTTTGATTTTACGGCCTCTGGGTCTGGTGGCCACCGTGATGGGCAGTGTCGCCTTTGTCGTCACCCTGCCTCTTCTGGAACGCGAAACGGGGGTTTTGGATCGTGCCCGTGACTCCAGGGAAATGTTCATCTATCGTCCGTTGCGATACACCTTTTCCAGACCCCTGGGGCAATTGGAGACGCAGGAGTAACAGTCGTGTCTATTGATGATCTGATCTGCCGTAAGGCTGAGCGTCAATCAACTGCCTGTGCTTGCAGGTTGTTTGAATCTGCCCAGGCAAGCCCATCTGCAATTGAATTGCGGAAGCCATCATGGCTGTTTCTCACGAGAGTTGTTATATTCAGTGCCCTTCTCACCGTTTCCATGGTGGGGCGTGCCCGGGCCGACTCCTGTTCCACCACCGTTGCCGAGCAGGCTGTCCTTGCCGCGTTCAAAATTGTCGAAAGTTTGGGGGTCAAAGCCGCAAAAGAGGTGATCACGGTAAAAGACGCCCGATTTCGTTGTGGCGCGTTTTCCGTGAAGGTTATTGACCACCATGCAACATGGGTTATCGACCCGGAAAACGAGACGAACGTCGGCAGGAACGTGACTTCATTCAATGATGGTGCCGCCACCAATTTCATGAATTCACTGGTTCGCCATGCCATCGGCAACCGAGGCACCATGGGAAGCCACTTTACCACGGACACCGAGAAAGGGAAAAAAATCAACAAGGCACTGTATTATATCGACGTACCGAAACACAAGGTCGTCGTCTACGGTGCATTCATACTGGACTGATACCAAATTGCATTCCGTGCAAAACAGTCGAGCGTGTTGTCGTCGTTCATGTGGTGGGGAGATTTTGCTGCCGTTCCTGGATGGCCGTGGCAATGGCATCCAGCAGGCGTTTTTTGGAAACCGGTTTGGTCAGAAAGCCGCTGCACCCGGCTTCGCTTGCCCGATGGGTTTCATCTTCAAAGGCATGCGCCGTCAAGGCGATGATTGGAATGGGTATTTTTCCCTCTTCCAATTCATGCTGCCGAATGTGCCGCGTGGCCGTGTACCCGTCCATGACCGGCATTTGGACATCCATCAATACCAGATCAAAAGAGTCCCGCCTGCACCGCTCCAACGCCTCCTTGCCGTTGGCTGCAATCACCAATCGATAGGGTGATTTGCGCAGGTATATTCCGATCAACAACTGATTGTCTTCGGCATCTTCAGCCAGGAGAATGGTCGCTTTGGCTTGGGTTTCCGGGTGTTGAGTCACGGGAGATTGGGCCTCGGGGTGTTGAGTCGCGGAGGATTGCGTCGCAGGGACAGGCGGAACTGGATTGAAGAGATGACAGTTGCCTGAATTTGACATCGGTGCTGCTGGCGGTTGCCATGTGGAAAGGGGATTGGTTTCAGGATTCATGATGGGTGAGCCAAGTCCGGGGATAAGACCGGATTCGGAATTTGCAGCCGGTGGCATGGGCACGGAAAAATGGAATATGCTTCCCCGATCCGGGGCACTCTCAACAGCCATGACGCCGCCCATCAACGAAATCAGCCTTTTACATATGGCCAATCCCAGGCCGCTACCACCAAAACGACGGGTGATGCTGGTATCGGCCTGACTGAAGCCCTGGAATATTTCCTCCTGTTTTTCCAAGGGAATACCGATTCCGCTGTCTTCGACCATGATCTGCACGAAACCTGGCTTTGCCGGGTCCGGGCCAACGCGCAGTTTCACACTCCCAGACTGGGTAAATTTAACAGCATTATCGAGCAGATTCAAGATGACCTGATAGATCCGGTGCGCATCGCCCATGACCCAGGGAAGAATGGCCGGATCAACCTCTCTGGTGAAGACCAGCCCCTTGGCCAGGGCGCGTGGCTCGATCATTTTGTGCAGGGCATCCAGCGTTTCATGCAAATCAAACGGTTCAAAAGCCAGATCCAGGCGTCCGGCCTCAACCTTGCTCAGGTCCAACACATCGTTGATCAGGCGCATCAGGCCATGTCCCGAGCGTCTGAAAACGGCGACATATTGTTTTTGTTCCTGGGTCAGTTCGGTCTCCTGCAAGGCCTCGGCCATGCCGAGAATGGCATTCATGGGGGTGCGGATTTCATGGCTCATGGTGGCCAGGAACCGGCTTTTGGCCAGGTTTCCGGCCTCGGCGGCGGCTTTTCTTCTTTCGGCTTCCTGTTGCGCCTCCTGCAACTCACGGGTACGTTCGCGTACTTGCTGTTCCAGTTGGTCGCGATGGCGTTTGAGTTCAAGATGAGTCTTGACCCGATGCTGAATGATTTCCGCATTGAAGGGTTTGATGATGTAGTCCACCCCACCCACCCGGAACCCTTCTGTCTGATCGGATACTTCACGGCGGGCAGTCACGAAAATGACCGGAATGTTGCGCTGGAGCGGGTTTTCCTTGATGCGTTGACACACCTCGTAGCCATTCATGTCCGGCATCATGATGTCCAACAAGATGATATTCGGTGGAATTTCCATCTGGGCAATCCGCAGGGTCTGTTCCCCGTCCAGGGCCACAAAACAATCATAATCGACCAGAATTTCCTTGAGAATATCCACATTGCTGCGCAGATCGTCCACAATGAGAACACGCTCCCGACCCGAATGGGCAGGTGTCGGCCATGTATCGGGAATCTCTATGTTCAGAGAGTGGGCAATGCGCTGCAATACATCCAATGCTTCTTTGAAGTTGTAATCCTGAATTTGTTTACGCAGCTCGTGCCAGACGTTTTCGGCTTCGGTTGGTTCCAGAATGGCATCCAATCCGGTCAGCAGATCTGTGATCTGCACACTGTGACAGGCCAGATGACCGGCCAACGCCAGCAACAGGGGGGCCGTTGCGGCCTTGTCAACCTGAATCTCCGGCAATGCGGCAAATTGGATCGGAGTTGCGGAGGGCGGTTCATGAAGAAGTTTTTCCTTCAACCCCGAGACCAGGGCATACAGTTTGTTATTGAACAAGGTCAGGTTTGCCTGACGGGCAACAGGATCCGCAGTGCCAGCCAGATTTTCTTCCAGGGCATCCGCAGCCCGGAAGAGGGGAATGGCACCGATATTTTTGGCCAATCCTTTCAGTGCATGGAGTTTTTTTCGCGCCAGATCCAGGTTTGTTCCTGCTGCCAGGGTCCGACTGATCTCCTCGCCACACTGGCCATGCTCGATCACAAACCGACGCAGAAGCTGCCCATACAAGGCCTGATTGCCTGCAATCCGTTTCATGCCGAGGCGGGTATCCAGACCCGCCAGACGGGGAATCAGTCCTGGCACGATATGCAGGTCATCTTCATGACTTTCTTGTTGGATGCGAACGATCCATTTGGTGAGCATGCCGTAGAGTCGCTCGGGACGGATGGGCTTTTCCAGAAGGGCATTCACGCCTGCTGCCTGGCATTTGTCATGTTCATCCGGCAGGGTTTGCATGGCCATGGCCATGATCGGAAAGTCCTTGCCGTACTCCCGACTGCGAATGGTCCGGGCGACATCATAACCATCCATGACTGGCAATCGTACATCCATGAGGAGGGCATCGAATAAATAGTGTTCGAGCTTGTCAAGAGCTTCGCGACCATCCCTGGCCACTTCCACCACCAGGCCGACCCGCTCCAGAAGTTCACGATGGACCTGTTGATTGATGTCACTCTCTTCAACGAGGAGGATGCGGGCACCACCGATTTTTTCGGCTGTCGTTTTTTCAGCGGCCAGATTGTATTTCAATCTCCGGTCAATCACATCCGCCTTGCCAGGAACATCGGTGAGAATGGTCCGCAGCAAGGGCTGGCGGGTCACGGGTTTGTCCAGAAAACCATCCACGCCGACTCTTTCACCCTGGGCACGGATGGAATCATTGCCAAACGGTGTCAGCAGAATGATTCTGGGTGGTTTTTCCGGGAGTTTTTCTGCCGCCAGACGGGAGTGTATCTCCACCACCAGGGCCATGCCGTCATGTTCGGGCATGTGCCAGTCGATGAAAACGAAATCGAAGGGATC belongs to Magnetococcales bacterium and includes:
- a CDS encoding response regulator, whose translation is MNTILIVEDSPSFAALLQKRIAESLSLDVVLARSFRETRACLHADPHRFFLAILDLNLPDAPDGEIVDYILQQKIPGIVLTGTFKKEFQDRMLEKGILDYFVKDNVGVIDSVIHAVDRILKNKNINILIVDDSRSVRRAVGSFLARYGFNVLEAADGLLAMEVIEQQPIHLVVTDYQMPRMDGIRLMKKLRTRFSRDELAAIGLSSIGDRELAVQFIKAGANDFLVKPFQPEELLCRVYQNIETIERHRDLGALLERHRSVLTHALDAIITLDENGLVLDYNPAAEILFGYAKETILNRNVIDFIIPESVRHRHLSGLAGWVESGRNPAELRRRFEIHGQRADGKIIDLQVSLTGVMQNGKPQFTAFLQDITDRKQLLKSLEETLAVAESANRSKSEFIANMSHEFRTPMNAILGFTDLALKSDLSVKVRGYLEKIENASRTLMGVINDILDFSKIDAGRMELDPVPFDLHQLLDRMADLFSKQVADRGIELVILAPLAFNQVLLGDVLRLEQILINLIRNAVKFTEQGSITIRVQVQNAPNGRFRLDFAVQDTGIGIEADKLPKLFAPFVQADGSTTRKYGGTGLGLSICNRLVNLMDGQIQVESLFGQGSVFSFHVLVDYFSENRREPPTLPDELKGRKVLLVDDNLAFCEQFSALLALLELETTVVNSVGDALADVVTHSKYKDPFDFVFIDWHMPEHDGMALVVEIHSRLAAEKLPEKPPRIILLTPFGNDSIRAQGERVGVDGFLDKPVTRQPLLRTILTDVPGKADVIDRRLKYNLAAEKTTAEKIGGARILLVEESDINQQVHRELLERVGLVVEVARDGREALDKLEHYLFDALLMDVRLPVMDGYDVARTIRSREYGKDFPIMAMAMQTLPDEHDKCQAAGVNALLEKPIRPERLYGMLTKWIVRIQQESHEDDLHIVPGLIPRLAGLDTRLGMKRIAGNQALYGQLLRRFVIEHGQCGEEISRTLAAGTNLDLARKKLHALKGLAKNIGAIPLFRAADALEENLAGTADPVARQANLTLFNNKLYALVSGLKEKLLHEPPSATPIQFAALPEIQVDKAATAPLLLALAGHLACHSVQITDLLTGLDAILEPTEAENVWHELRKQIQDYNFKEALDVLQRIAHSLNIEIPDTWPTPAHSGRERVLIVDDLRSNVDILKEILVDYDCFVALDGEQTLRIAQMEIPPNIILLDIMMPDMNGYEVCQRIKENPLQRNIPVIFVTARREVSDQTEGFRVGGVDYIIKPFNAEIIQHRVKTHLELKRHRDQLEQQVRERTRELQEAQQEAERRKAAAEAGNLAKSRFLATMSHEIRTPMNAILGMAEALQETELTQEQKQYVAVFRRSGHGLMRLINDVLDLSKVEAGRLDLAFEPFDLHETLDALHKMIEPRALAKGLVFTREVDPAILPWVMGDAHRIYQVILNLLDNAVKFTQSGSVKLRVGPDPAKPGFVQIMVEDSGIGIPLEKQEEIFQGFSQADTSITRRFGGSGLGLAICKRLISLMGGVMAVESAPDRGSIFHFSVPMPPAANSESGLIPGLGSPIMNPETNPLSTWQPPAAPMSNSGNCHLFNPVPPVPATQSSATQHPEAQSPVTQHPETQAKATILLAEDAEDNQLLIGIYLRKSPYRLVIAANGKEALERCRRDSFDLVLMDVQMPVMDGYTATRHIRQHELEEGKIPIPIIALTAHAFEDETHRASEAGCSGFLTKPVSKKRLLDAIATAIQERQQNLPTT